One region of Microbacterium sufflavum genomic DNA includes:
- a CDS encoding DUF58 domain-containing protein has translation MTAEALQAPPAPTDRDAGWRDIAAVLGARALSRLRLMAAAVRPLAWVLMGLAVGFWILGQVAGWAEFTIAAVVIAMAVAVCALFLIGRTAYDVSLDLARTRVVVGERAVGALTLANRGSRAILPSRVVLPVGSGRGEFGIQRLAPGEEAEELFAIPTHKRGVVKVGPVSVVRGDPLGLFERAHRRDEPVDLFVHPRTVLFDGQSLGYLRDLEGLPAADLSRDDVSFHALLEYQPGDDLRHVHWRSTARTGTMMVRQYEETRRSHFVIGLSRSTAEYATDDDFELAISAAGSIGLRALRDSQRVDMRVQGRELPSGTGKQLLDSLSAVEGSKPKEGGIAELAGVVAATMPLASVVVLVCGSRVRADDLRLACSRLPFGARVLAVVADTSVDTPALRRIGDADVVTVGALAQIPLALQKVLA, from the coding sequence ATGACGGCGGAGGCTCTGCAGGCGCCGCCCGCGCCGACCGACCGCGACGCCGGCTGGCGGGACATCGCGGCGGTCCTCGGCGCGCGCGCCCTGTCGCGCCTCCGCCTCATGGCCGCGGCCGTGCGCCCTCTCGCGTGGGTGCTGATGGGCCTCGCCGTCGGGTTCTGGATCCTCGGGCAGGTCGCGGGGTGGGCGGAGTTCACGATCGCCGCGGTCGTGATCGCGATGGCCGTCGCCGTGTGCGCGCTGTTCCTGATCGGTCGCACGGCCTACGACGTCTCGCTCGACCTCGCCCGCACCCGCGTCGTGGTGGGGGAGCGGGCCGTGGGCGCCCTCACGCTCGCGAACCGGGGCTCGCGGGCCATCCTCCCGTCGCGCGTGGTGCTGCCCGTCGGCTCCGGCCGCGGCGAGTTCGGCATCCAGCGCCTCGCGCCGGGCGAGGAGGCGGAGGAGCTGTTCGCGATCCCCACGCACAAGCGCGGCGTGGTGAAGGTCGGCCCGGTGAGCGTGGTGCGCGGCGACCCGCTCGGCCTGTTCGAGCGTGCGCACCGCCGCGACGAGCCGGTCGACCTGTTCGTGCACCCCCGCACGGTGCTGTTCGACGGGCAGTCGCTCGGCTACCTGCGCGACCTGGAGGGCCTGCCCGCCGCCGACCTGTCGCGCGACGACGTGTCGTTCCACGCGCTGCTGGAGTATCAGCCGGGCGACGACCTGCGCCACGTGCACTGGCGCTCCACGGCCCGTACCGGCACCATGATGGTGCGCCAGTACGAGGAGACGCGCCGCTCGCACTTCGTGATCGGGCTGTCGCGCTCGACGGCGGAGTACGCGACCGACGACGACTTCGAGCTGGCGATCTCGGCGGCGGGATCGATCGGCCTGCGGGCGCTGCGCGACTCGCAGCGCGTCGACATGCGCGTGCAGGGGCGCGAGCTCCCCTCCGGCACCGGCAAGCAGCTGCTCGACTCGCTCTCGGCCGTCGAGGGCAGCAAGCCCAAGGAGGGCGGCATCGCCGAGCTCGCGGGGGTGGTCGCCGCGACCATGCCGCTCGCGAGCGTGGTGGTGCTCGTGTGCGGGTCGCGCGTGCGCGCGGACGACCTGCGGCTCGCCTGCTCGCGCCTGCCGTTCGGCGCCCGCGTGCTCGCCGTCGTCGCCGACACCTCGGTGGACACCCCGGCGCTGCGCCGCATCGGCGACGCCGACGTGGTGACGGTCGGCGCGCTGGCACAGATCCCCCTCGCCCTGCAGAAGGTGCTCGCATGA
- a CDS encoding AAA family ATPase, with protein sequence MTMTPEQAAWFHGTFTRLVENVDKAVQGKREIVGLVLASMLAEGHVLLEDAPGTGKTSLAKALAATVQGTSARIQFTPDLLPSDVTGVTIYDQQSHRFEFHNGPIFASIVLADEINRASPKTQSALLEVMEESRVTVDGVTHETGRPFLVIATQNPVEQAGTYKLPEAQLDRFLIKTSIGYPDLAVTESILAGASDRNPSAGLSAIITTSAVADMADLAATVHVEPAVLRYVAELAEATRADGAIRLGVSVRGAIAMVRIAKVWAAAQGRHYVLPDDIKALARPVWQHRLLLDAEAEFAGTSSDTVIARVLDGVAAPQARAAA encoded by the coding sequence ATGACAATGACCCCCGAGCAGGCCGCCTGGTTCCACGGCACCTTCACGCGCCTGGTGGAGAACGTCGACAAGGCGGTGCAGGGCAAGCGCGAGATCGTCGGGCTCGTGCTCGCCTCGATGCTGGCCGAGGGCCACGTGCTGCTGGAGGACGCCCCCGGCACCGGCAAGACGAGCCTCGCGAAGGCGCTCGCCGCGACCGTGCAGGGCACCAGTGCGCGCATCCAGTTCACGCCCGACCTGCTGCCCTCCGACGTGACCGGTGTGACGATCTACGACCAGCAGTCGCACCGCTTCGAGTTCCACAACGGCCCGATCTTCGCGTCGATCGTGCTCGCCGACGAGATCAACCGCGCCTCGCCGAAGACGCAGTCCGCGCTGCTGGAGGTCATGGAGGAGTCGCGGGTCACGGTCGACGGCGTGACGCACGAGACGGGCCGCCCGTTCCTCGTGATCGCCACGCAGAACCCGGTCGAGCAGGCGGGAACGTACAAGCTGCCGGAGGCGCAGCTCGACCGCTTCCTGATCAAGACCTCGATCGGATACCCCGACCTCGCGGTGACCGAGAGCATCCTCGCCGGGGCGTCGGACCGCAACCCGTCGGCCGGGCTGTCGGCCATCATCACCACGAGCGCCGTGGCCGACATGGCCGACCTGGCCGCGACCGTGCACGTCGAGCCCGCGGTGCTGCGGTATGTGGCCGAGCTCGCCGAGGCCACCCGCGCCGACGGTGCGATCCGGCTCGGCGTCTCGGTGCGCGGTGCGATCGCCATGGTCCGCATCGCCAAGGTGTGGGCGGCGGCGCAGGGCCGGCACTACGTGCTGCCCGACGACATCAAGGCGCTCGCCCGCCCCGTGTGGCAGCACCGTCTGCTGCTCGACGCCGAGGCCGAGTTCGCCGGCACCAGCAGCGACACCGTGATCGCCCGCGTGCTCGACGGCGTCGCAGCCCCCCAGGCCCGAGCGGCGGCCTGA
- a CDS encoding DNA-3-methyladenine glycosylase I, with product MTSLLIGPDLRARCAWVGDDPEYRRYHDEEWGTALHGDRALFEKMALEGFQAGLSWITILRKRPRFREVFAGFEPEAVAAFDESDVERLMGDAGIIRNRAKIEATIGNARLVRAMAEGELDALMWSFAPPATGARPSSFAEVPAVTPESTALSKELRRRGFRFVGPTTMYALMQSAGMVDDHIAGCWRA from the coding sequence ATGACCTCCCTCCTGATCGGCCCCGACCTCCGCGCGCGCTGCGCGTGGGTGGGCGACGACCCCGAGTACCGCCGCTACCACGACGAGGAGTGGGGCACCGCGCTGCACGGCGACCGGGCGCTGTTCGAGAAGATGGCGCTGGAGGGGTTCCAGGCCGGGCTCTCCTGGATCACGATCCTGCGCAAGCGTCCGCGGTTCCGCGAGGTGTTCGCGGGGTTCGAGCCGGAGGCGGTCGCCGCGTTCGACGAGTCCGATGTCGAGCGGCTGATGGGCGACGCCGGCATCATCCGCAACCGCGCCAAGATCGAGGCCACGATCGGCAATGCGCGCCTCGTCCGTGCGATGGCGGAGGGGGAGCTCGACGCGCTCATGTGGTCGTTCGCCCCGCCGGCGACCGGCGCCCGGCCGAGCTCGTTCGCCGAGGTCCCGGCGGTGACGCCGGAGTCGACCGCGCTGAGCAAGGAGCTGCGGCGCCGGGGCTTCCGGTTCGTCGGACCGACCACGATGTACGCCCTGATGCAGTCCGCCGGGATGGTCGACGATCACATCGCGGGGTGCTGGCGGGCGTAG
- a CDS encoding Ig-like domain-containing protein: MRARPKTLASAAGVTVGVIALTTMAFTYEGFPTTKVDLNDGGVWITKTSSLLVGHFNHESTILDGGLRTTSEDYDILQDAANVLVVDESASTVTAVDPARVSLGDSALIPSTAKVALGANTAAILDQDSGDLWVVPVRGINAFEIEAAEPVVELGDDSDVTVAQDGTVFGLSGERGEVVTVPVDPEGAPLDPSAASVGELDLSERPSITAVGRTPVVLDAAAGVVTSPGGFRTEVPGAADAVLQHASAETDAVALATPSALVRVPFDGGEPEETSAGADGTAAAPVWLRGCTYGAWAGSATFIRECPGDGNDVNAPIDGAEDSSSLTFRVNRDVIILNDAVGGAAWLANESLQRVDNWNDLTPPEGETENQDDSTEETVETTLPERSEENTPPIAEDDSYGVRPGATTLLPVLDNDNDPDGDVLVAALAEAQPGIGTVQPINNGGALQIAVDEKASGTASFTYEVDDGRKGKDTAVVTLTVRDWSENAAPEPKRKTSLAVETGGTISYNILPDWIDPDGDDIYLKEVIPAPGDEVDFSRDGQMTYKATASLQGRKDVMVTVADATGESTSATIALDVRPQGSTNPKTNADHVVTRAGEQITVAPLTNDTSTSREQLRLSRVLDTAGATIQPDFPNKTFTFLAQNPGVYYVQYQVTTGPKNGEGLVRVDVMPESETDLPPVAVRDVALLPTGGDVLLGVLNNDTDPAGGILVVQSVSMDPSTGISVSVLNHETLRITDQGALDEPVRIGYRISNGSKSADGEVVVIPIPAPDEILPPIANPDTATVRAGDVVTIPVLDNDSHPSDDVMHVEPELVETVDPEDGEAFVSQDEVRFKAGTEPKTVYLTYEVADSRQQKAAGYVTIQILPVDVEKNAAPRPQDLTARALAGSEVNIAVPLDGIDADGDSVELLGIDSSPRKGRITTVGPNYFTYEAGSESSGVDTFTYRVRDRLGKEGVATIRVGVAPAEQINQPPYAVKDAVVVRPGREIAVPVLANDSDPEGDKVSLVKDGLEVPEGLEGRVSGDRVIVKVPDREMETSLQYTVSDARGATATATLQITVDEDVPLQAPVARDDRLQPSDLKDGGLSADLEILKNDEDPDGTKDRLDVEVGAGGTLLENGKVRVTVTDELQLIRYTLTDPDGLQASAFIFVPSRDGLRPTLTSTKPVEVVSGETKDLPLSEYVTVAGGGDVRITEKAKISANNADGSDLLKDASTLVYTSAPGYFGPDALTFEVTDGDGPDDPEGRKATLSIPINVLPPENQQPTFIGGQVNVAPGEDATPLDLAALTDDPDPEDEGKHEYSLVGGDGKGISARIDGDRLLVEASSNAKKGTSASLTIRVSDGETEPIEGTVTATVTASTRAMPAANTDTISEADAGKTITVPALANDFNPFPETPLKIVGAVTESGRGEASFTEDEVRVTPAEGFVGTLVVRYRVQDATEDVDREVNGQIVVTVQDVPAAPGTPVVTSVQDRTVVVSYSAPSNNGAEITKYTVKSVGGGAYSKECASTTCTLDGLTNNVEYTFQVTATNRVGESEPSGVSEVARPDARPDTPNPPTLDFGDKSLKVAWTTPTTPGSPVERYTLEISPAPPSGITQKEATGNSLTWEGLENGSNYQVRVQAHNRAPDPSSWSGWSASEIPAGPPLAAGAPSTKELEPVSGQAQMLVSWNPPDKNGDAIRGYELQVISGGQTVRTLTPGAQANSQAVTVPTSESAYTYRIRAYNKAGWGEWSAPSAPRRGVIAPGAPTSLTVTAELDRALDISYRQGSRNGAKESEVTYQYRLNGGNWNTLSGTRIGGLTNGQNYRIEVRAVATVDGVTYAGAVSNSATGNPYGAPHQPGASASGGATQVELRWNASGSPNGRDIKVVQISIDGGGWENVGISGSRTVGNGYNQGHSIRVRAQDAAGQWTPENSASASSGPPPAPRAWVSRGTAGYWPGQCTDGTCAKFVVNTQNFPAGTYQVWCNSNAPTAGPRFAGGSSWYIPANGAVELGCFHGAGGRGYEVWVTIGGTDYERRPW; encoded by the coding sequence ATGCGCGCGCGACCCAAGACGCTGGCGTCCGCCGCCGGGGTCACGGTGGGTGTGATCGCCCTCACCACGATGGCCTTCACGTATGAGGGCTTCCCCACCACCAAGGTCGACCTGAACGACGGCGGCGTCTGGATCACCAAGACCTCGAGCCTGCTCGTCGGGCACTTCAACCACGAGTCCACGATCCTCGACGGCGGGCTGCGCACCACCAGCGAGGACTACGACATCCTGCAGGACGCCGCGAACGTGCTGGTCGTCGACGAGAGCGCGTCCACCGTGACCGCGGTCGACCCGGCGCGCGTCTCTCTCGGCGACTCCGCGCTCATCCCCTCCACCGCGAAGGTCGCGCTCGGCGCGAACACCGCGGCGATCCTCGACCAGGACTCGGGCGACCTGTGGGTCGTGCCGGTCCGGGGCATCAACGCGTTCGAGATCGAGGCCGCGGAGCCCGTGGTCGAGCTCGGCGACGACTCCGACGTGACGGTCGCCCAGGACGGCACCGTGTTCGGGCTGTCGGGCGAGCGCGGCGAGGTCGTCACGGTCCCGGTCGACCCCGAGGGCGCGCCGCTCGACCCGTCCGCCGCGTCGGTGGGCGAGCTCGACCTGTCCGAGCGTCCGTCGATCACCGCGGTCGGCCGCACCCCGGTCGTTCTCGATGCGGCCGCCGGCGTCGTGACGAGCCCGGGCGGCTTCCGCACCGAGGTTCCGGGCGCCGCCGACGCCGTGCTGCAGCACGCCTCCGCCGAGACCGACGCGGTCGCCCTCGCCACGCCCTCCGCGCTGGTGCGCGTGCCGTTCGACGGCGGAGAGCCCGAGGAGACCTCGGCGGGAGCCGACGGCACGGCCGCGGCGCCCGTGTGGCTCCGCGGCTGCACGTATGGCGCGTGGGCGGGCTCGGCCACGTTCATCCGCGAGTGCCCGGGCGATGGCAACGACGTCAACGCCCCCATCGACGGCGCGGAGGACTCGTCGAGCCTCACGTTCCGCGTCAACCGCGACGTGATCATCCTCAACGACGCGGTCGGCGGCGCCGCCTGGCTCGCGAACGAGAGCCTGCAGCGCGTCGACAACTGGAACGACCTGACCCCGCCCGAGGGCGAGACCGAGAACCAGGACGACTCCACGGAGGAGACGGTCGAGACCACGCTGCCCGAGCGCAGCGAGGAGAACACCCCGCCCATCGCGGAGGACGACTCCTACGGCGTGCGGCCCGGCGCGACCACGCTGCTGCCGGTGCTCGACAACGACAACGACCCCGACGGCGACGTGCTGGTCGCCGCGCTCGCCGAGGCGCAGCCGGGCATCGGCACGGTGCAGCCCATCAACAACGGCGGGGCGCTGCAGATCGCGGTCGACGAGAAGGCGTCGGGCACGGCCAGCTTCACGTACGAGGTCGACGACGGCCGCAAGGGCAAGGACACCGCGGTCGTCACCCTGACCGTGCGCGACTGGAGCGAGAACGCCGCGCCGGAGCCCAAGCGGAAGACCTCGCTGGCGGTGGAGACCGGCGGCACGATCTCGTACAACATCCTCCCCGACTGGATCGACCCCGACGGCGACGACATCTACCTCAAGGAGGTCATCCCCGCGCCGGGCGACGAGGTCGACTTCAGCCGCGACGGGCAGATGACGTACAAGGCGACCGCGAGCCTGCAGGGCCGCAAGGACGTGATGGTGACGGTCGCCGATGCGACCGGCGAGTCCACGTCCGCCACGATCGCGCTCGACGTGCGCCCGCAGGGCTCGACCAACCCGAAGACCAACGCCGACCACGTGGTGACCCGCGCGGGGGAGCAGATCACGGTCGCCCCGCTCACGAACGACACCAGCACGAGCCGGGAGCAGCTGCGCCTGAGCCGCGTGCTCGACACCGCGGGCGCCACGATCCAGCCCGACTTCCCCAACAAGACCTTCACGTTCCTGGCCCAGAACCCGGGCGTCTACTACGTGCAGTACCAGGTGACGACGGGGCCGAAGAACGGCGAGGGGCTCGTGCGCGTCGACGTGATGCCCGAGTCCGAGACCGACCTGCCGCCGGTCGCCGTGCGCGACGTGGCACTGCTGCCCACCGGCGGCGACGTGCTGCTGGGCGTGCTCAACAACGACACCGACCCCGCCGGCGGCATCCTCGTGGTGCAGTCCGTGTCGATGGACCCCAGCACGGGCATCTCGGTGTCGGTGCTGAACCACGAGACCCTGCGCATCACCGACCAGGGCGCGCTCGACGAGCCGGTGCGCATCGGCTACCGCATCTCGAACGGCTCGAAGTCGGCCGACGGCGAGGTCGTGGTCATCCCGATCCCCGCACCCGACGAGATCCTGCCCCCGATCGCCAACCCCGACACGGCGACCGTGCGCGCGGGCGACGTCGTGACGATCCCCGTGCTCGACAACGACTCCCACCCGAGCGACGACGTGATGCACGTCGAGCCGGAGCTGGTCGAGACGGTCGACCCGGAGGACGGCGAGGCCTTCGTGTCGCAGGACGAGGTGCGCTTCAAGGCGGGCACCGAGCCGAAGACCGTCTACCTCACGTACGAGGTGGCCGACTCGCGTCAGCAGAAGGCCGCCGGCTACGTCACGATCCAGATCCTCCCGGTGGACGTGGAGAAGAACGCCGCCCCGCGTCCGCAGGACCTCACGGCCCGTGCGCTCGCCGGCAGCGAGGTGAACATCGCGGTGCCGCTCGACGGCATCGACGCCGACGGCGACTCGGTCGAGCTGCTGGGCATCGATTCGAGCCCGCGCAAGGGCCGCATCACGACCGTCGGACCCAACTACTTCACCTACGAGGCCGGCTCCGAGTCGTCGGGGGTGGACACGTTCACCTACCGGGTGCGCGACCGCCTGGGCAAGGAGGGCGTCGCGACGATCCGCGTGGGCGTCGCTCCGGCCGAGCAGATCAACCAGCCCCCGTACGCCGTGAAGGACGCCGTGGTCGTGCGGCCCGGCCGCGAGATCGCCGTCCCGGTGCTCGCCAACGACTCCGACCCCGAGGGCGACAAGGTCTCGCTCGTGAAGGACGGGCTCGAGGTGCCGGAGGGCCTGGAGGGCCGCGTCTCGGGCGACCGCGTGATCGTGAAGGTGCCCGACCGCGAGATGGAGACGTCGCTGCAGTACACGGTGAGCGACGCCCGCGGCGCTACGGCCACCGCGACCCTGCAGATCACGGTCGACGAGGACGTGCCGCTGCAGGCGCCCGTCGCCCGCGACGACCGGCTCCAGCCGTCTGACTTGAAGGACGGCGGGCTTTCGGCCGACCTCGAGATCCTCAAGAACGACGAGGACCCGGACGGCACCAAGGACCGGCTCGACGTGGAGGTGGGCGCGGGCGGCACGCTGCTGGAGAACGGCAAGGTGCGCGTCACCGTCACCGACGAGCTGCAGCTGATCCGCTACACCCTCACCGACCCGGACGGCCTCCAGGCGTCCGCGTTCATCTTCGTGCCGTCGCGCGACGGCTTGCGCCCGACCCTCACCTCCACCAAGCCGGTCGAGGTCGTCAGCGGCGAGACCAAGGACCTGCCCCTGTCGGAGTACGTCACGGTCGCGGGCGGCGGCGACGTGCGCATCACCGAGAAGGCGAAGATCAGCGCCAACAACGCGGACGGCTCGGATCTGCTCAAGGACGCGAGCACCCTGGTCTACACCTCGGCGCCCGGCTACTTCGGCCCCGACGCGCTCACGTTCGAGGTGACCGACGGCGACGGACCGGACGACCCCGAGGGGCGCAAGGCCACGCTGAGCATCCCGATCAACGTGCTGCCGCCGGAGAACCAGCAGCCCACGTTCATCGGCGGTCAGGTCAACGTCGCCCCGGGTGAGGACGCGACGCCGCTCGACCTCGCCGCCCTCACCGACGACCCCGACCCGGAGGACGAGGGCAAGCACGAGTACTCCCTCGTCGGCGGAGACGGCAAGGGCATCTCGGCGCGCATCGACGGCGACCGGCTGCTGGTCGAGGCGTCGTCGAACGCCAAGAAGGGCACCAGCGCCTCGCTCACGATCCGCGTATCCGACGGCGAGACCGAGCCGATCGAGGGCACCGTGACCGCGACCGTCACGGCCTCCACACGGGCGATGCCCGCCGCCAACACCGACACGATCTCCGAGGCCGACGCCGGGAAGACCATCACGGTGCCGGCGCTCGCGAACGACTTCAACCCGTTCCCGGAGACCCCGCTGAAGATCGTCGGCGCGGTGACCGAGTCCGGTCGCGGCGAGGCCTCGTTCACCGAGGACGAGGTGCGCGTGACCCCGGCCGAGGGCTTCGTTGGCACGCTGGTGGTGCGCTACCGCGTGCAGGACGCGACGGAAGACGTGGACCGCGAGGTGAACGGACAGATCGTGGTCACGGTGCAGGACGTGCCGGCGGCCCCGGGCACCCCGGTCGTGACGAGCGTGCAGGACCGCACCGTGGTGGTGTCGTACTCGGCCCCGTCGAACAACGGCGCCGAGATCACGAAGTACACCGTGAAGTCGGTCGGCGGCGGCGCGTACTCGAAGGAGTGCGCCTCCACCACCTGCACGCTGGACGGCCTGACCAACAACGTCGAGTACACGTTCCAGGTGACCGCGACCAACCGCGTCGGCGAGTCCGAGCCGTCGGGCGTCTCCGAGGTCGCGCGTCCCGACGCCCGGCCGGACACCCCGAACCCGCCGACCCTCGACTTCGGCGACAAGTCGCTCAAGGTCGCGTGGACGACGCCGACGACCCCCGGCTCTCCCGTCGAGCGGTACACGCTCGAGATCTCCCCCGCGCCGCCCTCCGGCATCACGCAGAAGGAGGCCACGGGCAACTCGCTCACGTGGGAGGGGCTGGAGAACGGCTCGAACTACCAGGTGCGCGTGCAGGCGCACAACCGCGCCCCCGACCCGTCGAGCTGGAGCGGCTGGTCGGCCTCCGAGATCCCCGCGGGACCCCCGCTCGCGGCCGGCGCTCCCTCCACGAAGGAGCTCGAGCCGGTGTCGGGCCAGGCGCAGATGCTCGTGAGCTGGAACCCGCCGGACAAGAACGGCGACGCGATCCGCGGGTACGAGCTCCAGGTGATCTCCGGCGGCCAGACGGTCCGCACCCTCACGCCGGGCGCGCAGGCGAACAGCCAGGCCGTGACCGTGCCGACGTCGGAGTCCGCGTACACGTACCGCATCCGCGCCTACAACAAGGCCGGCTGGGGCGAGTGGAGTGCGCCGTCGGCCCCGCGCCGCGGTGTGATCGCGCCCGGAGCGCCGACCAGCCTGACGGTCACGGCCGAGCTCGACAGGGCGCTCGACATCTCCTACCGCCAGGGCTCGCGCAACGGCGCCAAGGAGAGCGAGGTCACGTACCAGTACCGGCTCAACGGCGGCAACTGGAACACCCTCTCCGGCACCCGCATCGGCGGTCTCACGAACGGCCAGAACTACCGCATCGAGGTGCGGGCGGTCGCCACCGTCGACGGCGTCACGTACGCCGGGGCCGTGTCGAACTCCGCGACAGGGAACCCGTACGGTGCACCGCATCAGCCCGGTGCGAGCGCGAGCGGTGGCGCGACCCAGGTGGAGCTGCGGTGGAACGCCAGCGGCTCCCCGAACGGCCGCGACATCAAGGTCGTGCAGATCAGCATCGACGGCGGCGGCTGGGAGAACGTCGGCATCTCCGGTTCGCGCACGGTCGGCAACGGCTACAACCAGGGCCACAGCATCCGCGTGCGTGCGCAAGACGCCGCGGGGCAGTGGACGCCCGAGAACTCGGCATCGGCGAGCTCCGGCCCGCCGCCCGCGCCGCGCGCCTGGGTCAGCCGAGGCACCGCCGGATACTGGCCGGGGCAGTGCACCGACGGCACGTGCGCCAAGTTCGTCGTCAACACCCAGAACTTCCCGGCCGGCACCTACCAGGTGTGGTGCAACAGCAACGCGCCCACCGCGGGACCGCGGTTCGCCGGCGGCAGCAGCTGGTACATCCCCGCCAACGGCGCGGTCGAGCTCGGCTGCTTCCACGGTGCGGGCGGCCGCGGCTACGAGGTGTGGGTCACGATCGGCGGCACCGACTACGAACGACGCCCCTGGTAG